The genome window CGTTACAGTTATGAATTTAAAAGAATGTGTATTGAACTTTATCGATTAGGAAGGTATCCAGAAACACCTGATGGAGTACCAACGCAAAAATTTCGTAATGAGATTCGTGCTTGGGTAAGAATGGTTGAAAATAATGGACTGGAAGTATTACGCCATAAACCTCAGAATAAAACCTGGACAGCAGATGAACGTTTAAAGCTGGTATCACAAGTTTTAGCAGGACAATCCTATACCTCTGTAGCAATCTCAGCGGGGATTCATTCAGGACAACTTTATCAATGGGTTCACAAATATAAACGAATGGGATATAATGGCCTTGTAGATAAGAAAAGAGGAAGGAAATCTAAAGGGGAGGCCAATATGAAGAAAGATATGAAACCCGCACCGCTCACTGAATCAGAACGTGAAGAACTTATTCGTCTTCGCGCTGAAGTAGAATATATTAAAACAGAAAATGAAGTAATAAAAAAAGAAATTGCCTTGAGAGAGGAAAAATGGGCTGCACAACTCAAGGCGAAAAAGCAGCGATCGTTAAAGAACTCAAAGAAAAAGGATACAAATTAAAATATCTATTAAAAACTATTGGGATAGCCAAATCAACTTATTATTACGAGATTAAGAAAGTCGATGCAGTGAAACTAAGAAATATTAAGGTTGCAAAAGAAATACGTATAATATTCCAGGAGAATAAACAACGATACGGTGTTAGGCGTGTACATAAAGAACTTGAAAATCGTGGCATAAGAGTTAATCACAAGCGTGTACAAAGACTTATGCACGACATGGGATTAATGGGTAAACGTCCAAAAGTAAAG of Fusobacterium sp. DD2 contains these proteins:
- a CDS encoding helix-turn-helix domain-containing protein, translating into RYSYEFKRMCIELYRLGRYPETPDGVPTQKFRNEIRAWVRMVENNGLEVLRHKPQNKTWTADERLKLVSQVLAGQSYTSVAISAGIHSGQLYQWVHKYKRMGYNGLVDKKRGRKSKGEANMKKDMKPAPLTESEREELIRLRAEVEYIKTENEVIKKEIALREEKWAAQLKAKKQRSLKNSKKKDTN